In the genome of Myxococcus guangdongensis, one region contains:
- a CDS encoding hydrolase: MSFQPTESFVAAPGLTNEHAQTIYANFVRPRHAPPLKRQRRELPDGDFVDLDTFDGPSGAPHVVALHGLESSSQAGYITAILRGAAQRGWGATALNFRSCSGEPNRLARTYHSGHIDDALGLLQDLRARVTGPLFAVGFSLGANVLCRLLEDQGEQAPVRAAASISAPYDLDACCAKLDGPGPFHRIYRERFLRTLKSKARAKLQRFPNAFDGRAMEAARTVRQFDHAVTAPLHGFNSAEHYYAESSSGPRLHAIRKPTLLISAADDPMLESPVIPPSAKDNPHLSVVLTRHGGHVGFVAGKLHRPRFWAEDQALAFFDTFR, from the coding sequence GTGAGCTTCCAGCCGACCGAGTCCTTCGTCGCCGCGCCGGGCCTGACGAACGAACACGCGCAGACCATCTACGCGAACTTCGTGCGTCCCCGTCACGCGCCTCCGCTGAAGCGCCAGCGGCGCGAGCTGCCCGATGGTGACTTCGTCGATCTGGACACCTTCGACGGCCCCAGCGGCGCACCACACGTGGTGGCGCTGCATGGCTTGGAGAGTTCCTCCCAGGCGGGCTACATCACCGCCATCCTCCGGGGCGCGGCCCAGCGCGGCTGGGGCGCCACCGCGCTCAACTTCCGCTCGTGCAGCGGTGAGCCCAACCGGCTGGCGCGCACGTACCACTCGGGCCACATCGACGACGCGCTCGGACTGCTCCAGGACTTGCGCGCCCGCGTCACCGGGCCGCTCTTCGCCGTGGGCTTCTCCCTGGGCGCCAACGTGCTGTGCCGGCTGCTCGAGGATCAAGGTGAGCAGGCGCCCGTCCGCGCCGCCGCGTCCATCAGCGCGCCGTACGACCTGGACGCGTGCTGCGCCAAGCTGGATGGCCCCGGCCCCTTCCACCGCATCTACCGCGAGCGCTTCCTGCGCACGCTCAAGAGCAAGGCGCGGGCGAAGCTCCAGCGCTTCCCCAACGCCTTCGATGGCCGGGCCATGGAGGCGGCGCGCACGGTGCGCCAGTTCGACCACGCCGTCACCGCGCCCCTGCACGGCTTCAACAGCGCGGAGCATTACTACGCCGAGTCGTCGTCAGGCCCCCGGCTGCACGCCATCCGCAAGCCCACGCTGCTCATCAGCGCCGCGGATGACCCGATGCTGGAGTCGCCCGTCATCCCGCCGAGCGCGAAGGACAACCCGCACCTGAGCGTGGTGTTGACCCGGCATGGCGGACACGTGGGCTTCGTCGCCGGCAAGCTCCACCGTCCCCGCTTCTGGGCCGAGGACCAGGCGCTGGCCTTCTTCGACACCTTCCGCTAA